The following are encoded together in the Monodelphis domestica isolate mMonDom1 chromosome 5, mMonDom1.pri, whole genome shotgun sequence genome:
- the LOC130454425 gene encoding keratin, type II cytoskeletal 1-like, translating into MSRLSIRRSQSGSYSSGSAILPGRGRRVAGSSSVVRFGSCSRGRGAGSSSQSLINLGGHKSILSSVAGAGLGQGSLGYGGYAVGGFGSGRFGGGGFGAGGFGGLGGGPFGPNACPGGIHEVVTNQSLLEPLNVKIDPEVQQVKTQEREQLKVLNNQFATFIDKVRFLEQQNQVLQTKWDLLQQLNVSTRTTNLDPVFETYISLLRGQVDSLKSQKNQQELELKTTQDSVEDFKKKYETEINARTNAENDFVVLKKDVDSAYVGKVDLSTRTNSVQQEIDFLTVLYETELAQVQKTVSDTNVILSMDNNRTLNLDGILEEIRSQYDDIIQNAKSEADSLYQAKYQELQVTAGKHDDDVKVLKAEISELNRVIQRLRAEIDRVKKQSAAVQESILEAEQKGEKTVKDAQDKLVHLEDALHQAREDLTRLLRDYQELLTVKLALDVEIATYRKLLEGEESRISGEVSSSVSYSVVTSSISSSGASSTSLGLGGKSSGDGSSRSSSGVDYSSGTRSGSTRATFGSAGTSSGYGAQESGSRKTQGYSSGQGNQEGSYTRVKF; encoded by the exons ATGAGCAGGCTGTCTATCCGGAGATCCCAAAGTGGGAGCTACAGCAGTGGTTCTGCCATTTTGCCTGGCAGGGGCCGGAGAGTGGCTGGGAGCTCCTCTGTTGTGAGGTTTGGAAGCTGTTCTAGGGGCAGAGGGGCTGGCTCCAGCAGTCAGAGCCTCATCAACCTCGGGGGGCACAAGAGCATCCTTTCCAGTGTGGCAGGTGCAGGCCTAGGCCAAGGAAGTCTGGGATATGGAGGCTACGCAGTGGGAGGCTTTGGAAGTGGACGTTTTGGTGGTGGCGGTTTTGGAGCAGGTGGCTTTGGTGGTCTGGGCGGTGGGCCCTTTGGCCCCAATGCCTGCCCTGGTGGGATCCACGAAGTGGTCACCAACCAGAGCTTGCTGGAGCCTCTGAATGTGAAGATAGACCCTGAGGTCCAACAGGTCAAGACCCAGGAGCGGGAGCAGCTCAAGGTCCTCAACAACCAATTCGCTACCTTTATCGACAAG GTGAGGTTCCTGGAGCAGCAGAACCAAGTGCTGCAGACCAAGTGGGACCTACTTCAGCAGCTGAATGTCAGCACCCGAACGACCAATCTGGACCCAGTTTTTGAAACCTACATCAGCCTCTTGCGGGGACAGGTGGACAGTCTCAAGTCCCAGAAGAACCAACAGGAGTTGGAACTGAAGACCACTCAGGACTCAGTGGAAGACTTCAAGAAGAA GTATGAAACCGAAATCAACGCCCGTACAAATGCTGAGAATGACTTTGTGGTGCTCAAGAAG GATGTGGATTCTGCCTACGTGGGTAAAGTTGATCTCAGCACCAGAACCAACAGCGTGCAGCAAGAAATAGATTTCCTCACAGTCTTGTATGAGACG GAATTGGCCCAAGTGCAGAAAACTGTCAGTGACACCAACGTGATCCTTTCCATGGATAACAATCGCACCCTGAACCTGGATGGCATCCTGGAGGAGATCAGAAGTCAGTATGATGACATTATCCAGAATGCAAAGTCGGAAGCTGACTCCCTGTACCAGGCCAAG TACCAAGAGCTTCAGGTTACTGCAGGGAAACACGATGATGATGTCAAGGTTCTCAAGGCCGAGATCAGCGAGCTGAACCGAGTCATTCAGAGACTAAGGGCAGAAATCGACCGGGTCAAGAAACAG AGTGCTGCTGTGCAGGAGTCCATCCTGGAGGCTGAACAGAAGGGTGAGAAAACGGTCAAAGATGCCCAGGACAAACTGGTCCATCTGGAGGATGCCCTGCACCAGGCCAGGGAAGATCTCACCCGATTGCTTCGGGACTACCAGGAGCTGTTGACCGTCAAGTTGGCTCTGGATGTGGAGATTGCTACCTACAGGAAGCtgctggagggagaagagagcag gATCTCTGGAGAGGTCTCCAGTTCTGTGAGCTACT CTGTGGTAACCAGCAGCATCTCATCCAGTGGGGCATCATCAACAAGCCTTGGTCTTGGGGGCAAGAGTTCTGGAGATGGAAGCAGCAGATCCAGCTCTGGAGTTGACTATAGCTCTGGCACCAGATCTGGCTCTACTCGTGCTACTTTTGGATCTGCAGGCACCAGCTCTGGATATGGAGCCCAGGAATCTGGGTCTAGGAAGACTCAGGGCTACAGCTCAGGGCAGGGCAACCAGGAAGGCTCTTATACCCGAGTAAAGTTCTAA